A single Streptomyces sp. 2114.4 DNA region contains:
- a CDS encoding DivIVA domain-containing protein, whose amino-acid sequence MFWFLLIAMVVVVAAVTLVVVGGGDGGGLRDSEPDRLYDPLPEDRPVARADVEAVRFPVTVRGYRMNEVDDVLDRLGAELAERDARIAELETALAGVHASAMGGPGLIQDGPPLLGPLEEKRLAPEKDRQPPEGSGAAPEGGAKA is encoded by the coding sequence GTGTTCTGGTTCTTGCTGATCGCGATGGTCGTGGTGGTGGCAGCCGTCACCCTCGTGGTCGTCGGCGGCGGTGACGGCGGTGGGCTGCGGGATTCCGAGCCGGACCGCCTGTACGACCCGCTGCCGGAAGACCGCCCGGTGGCCCGCGCCGATGTGGAAGCCGTGCGCTTCCCGGTGACCGTCCGTGGATACCGGATGAACGAGGTCGACGACGTCCTGGACCGCCTGGGCGCCGAGCTGGCCGAGCGCGATGCCCGGATCGCCGAGCTGGAGACGGCGCTGGCCGGTGTGCACGCCTCCGCCATGGGCGGCCCGGGGCTGATACAGGACGGCCCGCCCCTGCTCGGGCCGTTGGAGGAGAAGCGGCTCGCCCCGGAGAAGGACCGGCAGCCGCCCGAAGGCAGCGGGGCGGCACCGGAAGGCGGGGCAAAGGCATGA
- a CDS encoding DNA-3-methyladenine glycosylase I has product MSGVVTEPDGIPRCPWGMESAQMADYRAYHDTEWGLPVHGDDALFERMSLEAFQSGLSWITILRRRPGFRAAFAGFRIAEVARFTDADAERLLADPGIIRNRAKIAATIDNARIAAELAAGELDELIWSYAPDRAGRPVPRTVSDLQPVTPESTALAKDLKKRGFRFVGPTTAYAMMQACGLVNDHLADCHVRRAVEAAAAG; this is encoded by the coding sequence ATGAGCGGCGTGGTGACCGAACCGGACGGCATCCCGCGCTGCCCGTGGGGGATGGAGTCGGCGCAGATGGCCGACTACCGCGCCTACCACGACACCGAATGGGGCCTGCCGGTCCACGGCGACGACGCCCTTTTCGAGCGGATGAGCCTGGAGGCGTTCCAGTCCGGGCTCTCCTGGATCACGATCCTGCGCCGCCGCCCCGGCTTCCGCGCCGCGTTCGCCGGCTTCCGGATCGCCGAGGTGGCGCGGTTCACGGACGCGGACGCCGAGCGGTTGCTCGCCGACCCGGGCATCATCCGCAACCGCGCCAAGATCGCCGCGACGATCGACAACGCCAGGATCGCCGCCGAGCTGGCCGCGGGCGAGCTCGATGAACTGATCTGGTCCTACGCCCCCGACCGGGCCGGCCGGCCGGTGCCGCGGACCGTGAGCGATCTGCAGCCGGTGACACCGGAGTCGACGGCGCTCGCCAAGGACCTCAAGAAGCGCGGCTTCCGCTTCGTCGGCCCGACCACCGCCTACGCGATGATGCAGGCGTGCGGCCTGGTCAACGACCATCTGGCGGACTGCCATGTCCGCCGGGCCGTGGAAGCGGCGGCGGCCGGCTGA
- a CDS encoding enoyl-CoA hydratase/isomerase family protein, producing the protein MADTVLYDVTDGLATITLNRPDAMNALNIEAKVLLRDTLKEAAADPAVRAVLLTATGRAFCVGQDLKEHIGLLAEDRATGSGGTMNTVREHYNPIVTALTEMPKPVVAGVNGVAAGAGAGFAMAADYRVVADTASFNTSFAGVALTADSGVSWTLPRLIGHGRAADLLLFPRNISAQEAYDLGIANKVVPADELAATAAAVARRLAQGPTAAYAAIKESLAYGAGHSLAETLGKEDELQGRAGASEDHAIAVEAFVKKEKPVFLGR; encoded by the coding sequence ATGGCCGACACCGTGCTCTATGACGTGACCGACGGGCTGGCGACGATCACGCTCAACCGCCCCGACGCGATGAACGCACTGAACATCGAGGCGAAGGTCCTGCTGCGGGACACCCTGAAGGAGGCCGCCGCCGATCCGGCCGTACGCGCCGTTCTGCTGACCGCCACCGGGCGCGCCTTCTGCGTCGGGCAGGACCTCAAGGAGCACATCGGGCTGCTGGCCGAGGACCGGGCCACCGGCTCCGGCGGCACCATGAACACCGTGCGTGAGCACTACAACCCCATCGTGACGGCGCTGACCGAGATGCCCAAGCCCGTGGTCGCGGGGGTCAACGGGGTCGCCGCGGGCGCCGGTGCGGGCTTCGCCATGGCCGCGGACTACCGCGTGGTCGCCGACACCGCGTCCTTCAACACCTCCTTCGCGGGCGTCGCGCTGACCGCCGACTCCGGGGTGTCCTGGACGCTGCCGCGGCTGATCGGCCACGGCCGGGCCGCCGATCTGCTGCTCTTCCCGCGCAACATCAGCGCCCAGGAGGCCTACGACCTGGGCATCGCCAACAAGGTGGTGCCGGCCGACGAGCTGGCCGCGACGGCCGCGGCCGTCGCCCGCCGGCTGGCCCAGGGGCCGACCGCCGCCTATGCCGCGATCAAGGAGTCGCTGGCCTACGGGGCGGGGCACTCGCTCGCCGAAACCCTCGGCAAGGAGGACGAGCTGCAGGGCCGGGCGGGGGCGTCGGAGGACCACGCGATCGCGGTCGAGGCGTTCGTGAAGAAGGAGAAGCCGGTCTTCCTGGGTCGCTGA
- a CDS encoding DUF3117 domain-containing protein, with the protein MAAMKPRTGDGPLEVTKEGRGIVMRVPLEGGGRLVVELTPDEAKALGEALDKVTV; encoded by the coding sequence ATGGCGGCCATGAAGCCGCGGACGGGCGACGGCCCGCTCGAGGTGACCAAGGAGGGGCGGGGCATCGTCATGCGCGTTCCGCTCGAAGGCGGCGGGCGGCTCGTCGTCGAGCTGACCCCCGACGAAGCCAAGGCCCTGGGTGAGGCCCTGGACAAGGTCACCGTCTGA
- a CDS encoding O-methyltransferase, with protein MDDSAETALRWSRDCAREAGIRTVTSGTGAALRLLAAAVDAKAVAEIGTGTGVSGIYLLHGMRPDGVLTTVDLEPERQAFAKQAFRAAGFAGNRARFIPGHALDVLPRLADGGYDLVFCDGDLMECLEYLAESLRLLRPGGLVCFEGVFADGRTVDSSLQPAEVLRLRELLRAIRESTTLVPALLPVGDGLLCAVKRG; from the coding sequence ATCGACGACAGCGCCGAGACCGCCCTGCGGTGGTCCCGCGACTGCGCGCGCGAAGCCGGCATCCGTACGGTGACGAGCGGCACCGGCGCGGCCCTCCGCCTGCTCGCGGCCGCCGTCGACGCCAAGGCGGTCGCGGAGATCGGCACCGGCACGGGCGTGTCGGGCATCTACCTCCTGCACGGCATGCGGCCCGACGGGGTGCTGACCACCGTGGATCTCGAACCGGAGCGGCAGGCCTTCGCCAAGCAGGCGTTCCGTGCGGCCGGCTTCGCCGGGAACCGCGCCCGCTTCATCCCGGGCCATGCGCTGGACGTCCTGCCCCGCCTCGCGGACGGCGGCTACGACCTCGTGTTCTGCGACGGCGACCTCATGGAGTGCCTGGAATACCTCGCTGAATCGTTGCGGCTGCTGCGCCCCGGCGGCCTGGTCTGCTTCGAGGGCGTCTTCGCCGACGGCCGGACGGTCGACTCGTCGCTGCAGCCCGCCGAAGTACTGCGGCTGCGGGAGCTGCTGCGGGCCATCCGGGAGAGCACCACGCTGGTGCCGGCCCTGCTGCCGGTCGGCGACGGCCTGCTGTGCGCGGTCAAGCGCGGCTGA
- the sigE gene encoding RNA polymerase sigma factor SigE, whose amino-acid sequence MTDTADRSRLHGPKAKGGAPVADSATTATFAADADAQAWTPPSWEEIVSTHSARVYRLAYRLTGNQHDAEDLTQEVFVRVFRSLSTYTPGTFEGWLHRITTNLFLDMVRRRQRIRFDALGDDAAERLPSREPSPQQVFNDTHFDADVQQALDTLAPEFRAAVVLCDIEGLSYEEIAATLGVKLGTVRSRIHRGRSHLRKALKHRAPATRAEEREQRRSLAVVPTGEVGIA is encoded by the coding sequence GTGACAGACACTGCTGACCGTTCCCGCCTCCATGGCCCGAAGGCCAAGGGAGGGGCCCCCGTCGCCGACTCCGCAACCACCGCGACCTTTGCCGCAGACGCGGATGCGCAGGCGTGGACTCCGCCCAGCTGGGAGGAGATCGTCAGCACCCACAGTGCACGGGTCTACCGCCTCGCCTACCGCCTCACCGGCAATCAACACGACGCCGAGGACCTCACCCAGGAGGTGTTCGTCCGCGTCTTCCGCTCACTGTCGACGTACACCCCCGGCACCTTCGAGGGCTGGCTGCACCGGATCACCACCAACCTCTTCCTGGACATGGTCCGCCGCCGTCAGCGCATCCGCTTCGACGCGCTCGGTGACGACGCCGCCGAGCGGCTGCCCAGCCGCGAGCCCTCGCCCCAGCAGGTCTTCAACGACACCCATTTCGACGCCGATGTGCAGCAGGCGCTGGACACCCTTGCGCCCGAGTTCCGGGCCGCCGTCGTCCTGTGTGACATCGAGGGTCTGTCGTACGAGGAGATCGCCGCCACGCTCGGTGTCAAGCTCGGCACGGTCCGCAGCCGGATCCACCGGGGCCGCTCCCACCTGCGCAAGGCCCTCAAGCACCGCGCCCCGGCCACTCGTGCCGAAGAGCGTGAGCAGCGGCGGTCGTTGGCCGTGGTGCCCACGGGGGAGGTCGGAATCGCGTGA
- a CDS encoding zf-HC2 domain-containing protein — MSGSGGPSPAEQHLGDRLAALVDGELGHDARERVLAHLATCGRCKAEADAQRRLKSVFAETAPPGPSEGLLARLQQLPGGDPEGPGSRLGNGSRLGNGSFGRGEFGRGGFGRGEFARRGEFIRGGDAFRYVPSGSHSGHAMAAVPLQPRGRGFRLQESYRPAQRRRFAFAAAGAVSLAAFALGGALPLEAAVDLPGGRVDGGGTAVTPLSVSPAADTGALLRGEKFPAKNSRSGPWQPSGGPTMAPAPSAMTLYGPTAAPPSPQSPAPASAQAGRFGLSPLIAATGPASASYLAPLVAGTGAAAVRKNPPALPPLEPMRPLTGSAVVAAPSVAGSTPAQH, encoded by the coding sequence GTGAGCGGCAGTGGCGGTCCGTCCCCCGCCGAGCAGCATCTCGGCGACCGCCTCGCGGCCCTGGTCGACGGCGAGTTGGGGCATGACGCACGCGAGCGGGTGCTCGCGCATCTTGCGACATGCGGACGGTGCAAGGCAGAAGCCGACGCCCAGCGTCGGCTGAAAAGCGTATTCGCCGAGACGGCACCCCCCGGTCCTTCCGAGGGGCTGCTGGCACGACTGCAGCAACTGCCCGGCGGCGACCCGGAAGGGCCCGGCAGCCGCCTCGGCAACGGCAGCAGGCTCGGCAACGGCAGTTTCGGCCGCGGTGAGTTCGGACGCGGCGGATTCGGACGTGGCGAGTTCGCACGCCGTGGCGAGTTCATCCGCGGCGGTGACGCGTTCCGCTATGTCCCCTCCGGCAGTCACTCCGGCCATGCCATGGCGGCGGTCCCCTTGCAGCCCCGAGGGCGCGGCTTCCGGTTGCAGGAGAGCTACCGGCCCGCGCAGCGGCGCCGGTTCGCCTTCGCGGCGGCCGGTGCGGTCTCCCTCGCGGCCTTCGCGCTGGGCGGCGCCCTCCCGCTGGAGGCGGCGGTCGATCTGCCCGGCGGACGCGTCGACGGCGGCGGCACGGCCGTCACCCCGCTCAGCGTCAGCCCGGCGGCCGACACCGGCGCTCTCCTGCGCGGTGAGAAATTTCCCGCCAAGAATTCCCGGTCCGGTCCCTGGCAGCCGTCCGGCGGTCCGACCATGGCCCCGGCCCCCAGCGCTATGACCCTGTACGGCCCCACCGCGGCACCCCCCTCCCCGCAGTCCCCGGCGCCGGCGTCCGCCCAGGCCGGCCGCTTCGGCCTGTCGCCCCTGATAGCCGCGACGGGTCCGGCCTCGGCGTCTTACCTCGCGCCCCTGGTGGCCGGCACCGGCGCCGCCGCTGTGCGGAAGAACCCGCCCGCGCTCCCACCCCTGGAGCCCATGCGCCCGCTGACCGGTTCCGCGGTCGTGGCAGCCCCCTCCGTCGCCGGCTCAACCCCGGCCCAGCACTGA
- a CDS encoding trypsin-like peptidase domain-containing protein — protein MDDGKAAGPKLKWWSRPGDTPRTEPSAGAGPQAVPPADGAAGGATGGAADGTAAEASGASDAAGTPEAQGAQDWIVRPPEPREGSGAGISSEPPSGSAGSPDADATADELTVARGTTAPDRTREEEAGAPGAGTSGARPAPSTMTLGRVTGAARDEALPRADETPDEAATTTATTTATTTATAPAPASGTPASGTPASGTPASGTPSATPPRQQPLHAEDPYGTPPYGGPGPWAPAPPVQRPVATPAHGTTLPPAAAPLPPYGAPPAEPRASHPGLQKSGPPQPSSAPEATPRADAQQPEAAQPVVPQHPDAPQPQPYPGLPVDHGPSSAQGRHPAPHGAWQHYDPWRAPLQGGPLAPSPHDRRRRRGPLIAGAVALALLAGGIGGGIGAYVERYGGINDIRLPQSADDEGGRRPDSVAGIAHTALPGVVTIHVRGSAEQGTGTGFVLDHQGHILTNNHVVQPAGNGGEISVTFSGGQTAKAKVVGQDGGYDLAVVQVEGVTGLRPLTLGNSDSVQVGDPVVAIGAPFDLANTVTSGIISAKQRPITAGGEKGDGSDVSYVDALQTDAPINPGNSGGPLVDAKARVIGINSAIRAADSGSGSVGGAQGGSIGLGFAIPINQAKRVAEELINTGRATHPVIGVTLEMEYAGDGARVSEHSKSGKPSVIPDGPGAKAGIKAGDVITKVDGAPVHSGEELIVKIRSHRPGDTLVLTLLRGGKDRSVRLSLGSSSTG, from the coding sequence ATGGACGACGGTAAGGCCGCCGGGCCGAAGCTGAAGTGGTGGAGCCGCCCGGGAGACACCCCGCGCACCGAACCGTCCGCCGGGGCCGGTCCGCAGGCGGTGCCGCCCGCCGACGGCGCTGCGGGCGGCGCTACGGGCGGCGCTGCGGACGGCACGGCGGCCGAAGCGTCCGGCGCATCCGACGCGGCCGGCACCCCCGAGGCGCAGGGGGCACAGGACTGGATCGTCCGTCCGCCGGAGCCGCGCGAGGGCTCGGGGGCGGGCATCTCGTCGGAGCCTCCTTCCGGGAGCGCCGGGAGTCCCGACGCGGACGCCACGGCAGATGAGTTGACGGTGGCACGCGGAACGACAGCCCCGGACCGGACGCGCGAGGAGGAGGCCGGGGCCCCGGGCGCCGGTACGAGCGGTGCGCGACCGGCCCCGTCGACCATGACGCTCGGCCGGGTGACCGGTGCCGCGCGGGACGAGGCGCTGCCCCGGGCAGACGAGACCCCGGACGAAGCGGCCACGACCACGGCGACGACCACGGCCACGACCACGGCGACAGCCCCCGCTCCTGCTTCCGGGACGCCCGCTTCCGGGACGCCCGCTTCCGGAACTCCAGCATCCGGCACCCCGAGCGCCACACCGCCGCGGCAGCAGCCGCTGCACGCCGAGGACCCGTACGGCACCCCTCCGTACGGCGGTCCCGGGCCGTGGGCGCCCGCACCGCCCGTGCAGCGGCCGGTGGCCACCCCCGCGCACGGCACCACCCTCCCGCCGGCCGCCGCGCCGCTGCCCCCGTACGGTGCCCCGCCCGCCGAGCCGCGCGCCTCCCACCCGGGACTCCAGAAGTCCGGGCCCCCGCAGCCCTCTTCCGCTCCGGAGGCCACCCCCCGCGCCGACGCACAGCAGCCCGAGGCAGCACAGCCCGTCGTCCCCCAGCACCCCGACGCCCCCCAGCCGCAGCCCTACCCCGGCCTGCCTGTCGACCACGGACCGTCCTCCGCACAGGGCCGGCACCCGGCCCCCCACGGCGCCTGGCAGCACTACGACCCGTGGCGCGCGCCCCTGCAGGGCGGCCCCCTCGCCCCGTCGCCGCACGACCGGCGCCGTCGGCGCGGGCCGCTGATCGCCGGCGCGGTGGCGCTGGCGCTGCTCGCGGGCGGCATCGGCGGCGGCATCGGCGCGTATGTCGAGCGCTACGGCGGGATCAACGACATCCGGCTGCCGCAGTCCGCCGATGACGAGGGCGGCCGCAGGCCCGACAGCGTCGCCGGGATCGCGCACACCGCGCTGCCCGGCGTCGTCACGATCCATGTGCGGGGCAGCGCCGAGCAGGGCACCGGCACCGGCTTCGTCCTCGACCACCAGGGCCACATCCTCACCAACAACCATGTCGTCCAGCCGGCCGGCAACGGTGGCGAGATCTCGGTGACCTTCAGCGGCGGCCAGACGGCGAAGGCCAAGGTCGTCGGCCAGGACGGCGGCTATGACCTCGCCGTCGTCCAGGTGGAGGGCGTCACGGGACTGCGTCCGCTCACCCTCGGCAACTCCGACTCCGTGCAGGTCGGTGACCCGGTGGTGGCGATCGGCGCACCCTTCGACCTCGCCAACACCGTCACCTCGGGGATCATCAGCGCCAAGCAGCGTCCGATCACCGCGGGCGGCGAGAAGGGCGACGGCAGCGATGTCTCGTACGTGGACGCGCTGCAGACCGATGCGCCCATCAACCCCGGTAACTCCGGCGGCCCGCTGGTGGACGCCAAGGCCCGGGTGATCGGCATCAACAGCGCCATCCGGGCGGCCGACAGCGGCAGCGGCTCGGTCGGCGGCGCCCAGGGCGGCAGCATAGGGCTGGGCTTCGCCATACCGATCAACCAGGCCAAGCGGGTGGCCGAGGAACTGATCAACACCGGCCGGGCGACCCATCCGGTGATCGGCGTGACCCTGGAGATGGAGTACGCCGGCGACGGGGCGCGGGTCAGCGAGCACAGCAAGAGCGGCAAGCCGTCGGTCATCCCGGACGGCCCCGGCGCCAAGGCCGGGATCAAGGCCGGCGATGTGATCACCAAGGTGGACGGTGCCCCGGTGCACAGCGGCGAGGAACTGATCGTCAAGATCCGCAGCCACCGGCCCGGCGACACGCTGGTGCTCACCCTCCTGAGGGGCGGCAAGGACCGCTCCGTACGGCTCAGCCTGGGTTCCTCCAGCACGGGTTGA
- a CDS encoding sec-independent translocase produces the protein MFFDIGPLELVALVILAVLVFGPDKLPKVIQDVMGFIRKVRAFSDSAKEDIRSELGPDFKDFEFEDLKPKNFVRKHVLDKDEYGLKDLQEIRNGFDLKKEMAEVTDAVHGHDSASSATPSNGAGPSLSKESPAASAGRPDLVKKTGSPQPDERPPFDADAT, from the coding sequence GTGTTCTTCGATATAGGACCCCTCGAGCTGGTGGCGCTCGTGATCCTCGCGGTGCTCGTCTTCGGTCCGGACAAGCTGCCCAAGGTCATCCAGGACGTCATGGGCTTCATCCGCAAGGTGCGGGCGTTCTCCGACAGCGCCAAGGAAGACATCCGCAGCGAGCTCGGACCGGACTTCAAGGACTTCGAGTTCGAGGACCTCAAGCCCAAGAACTTCGTGCGCAAGCATGTCCTGGACAAGGACGAGTACGGCCTCAAGGACCTCCAGGAGATCCGTAACGGCTTCGACCTGAAGAAGGAGATGGCCGAGGTCACCGACGCCGTCCACGGCCACGACAGCGCCTCTTCCGCCACGCCCTCGAACGGGGCAGGTCCCAGCCTGTCCAAGGAGTCCCCGGCCGCCTCCGCCGGGCGCCCTGACCTGGTGAAGAAGACCGGAAGCCCTCAGCCGGACGAGCGTCCGCCGTTCGACGCCGACGCCACCTGA
- a CDS encoding Mrp/NBP35 family ATP-binding protein, with amino-acid sequence MANDMPPDTAPSEDAIREALATVNDPEIHRPITELGMVKSVDIAADGAVAVVVYLTVSGCPMRETITNNVREAVERVEGVTSVAVELDVMSDEQRKELATSLRGGTAEREVPFAQPGSLTRVYAVASGKGGVGKSSVTVNLAAAMAADGLKVGVVDADIYGHSVPRMLGADGKPTQVENMIMPPSANGVKVISIGMFTPGNAPVVWRGPMLHRALQQFLADVYWGDLDVLLLDLPPGTGDIAISVAQLVPNAEILVVTTPQQAAAEVAERAGSIAVQTHQKIVGVVENMSGLPCPHCDEMVDVFGTGGGERVAEGLTKTTGTQVPVLGAIPIDVRLREGGDEGKPVVLTDPDSPAGSAIRTIAGKLGGRQRGLQGMSLGITPRNKF; translated from the coding sequence ATGGCCAACGACATGCCCCCAGACACCGCACCGAGCGAGGACGCGATCCGCGAAGCGCTCGCGACGGTGAACGACCCCGAGATCCACCGCCCCATCACCGAACTGGGGATGGTCAAATCGGTGGACATCGCGGCGGACGGCGCGGTGGCGGTCGTGGTCTACCTCACGGTCTCCGGCTGTCCGATGCGCGAGACGATCACCAACAACGTGCGGGAAGCCGTCGAGCGGGTCGAGGGCGTCACCTCCGTCGCCGTCGAGCTGGACGTGATGAGCGACGAGCAGCGCAAGGAGCTGGCGACCTCGCTGCGCGGGGGCACCGCCGAGCGCGAGGTGCCGTTCGCCCAGCCCGGTTCGCTGACCCGGGTCTACGCCGTCGCCTCCGGCAAGGGCGGCGTCGGCAAGTCGTCGGTGACCGTCAACCTCGCCGCGGCGATGGCGGCCGACGGCCTGAAGGTCGGTGTCGTGGACGCCGACATCTACGGCCACTCGGTGCCCCGCATGCTCGGCGCCGACGGCAAGCCCACCCAGGTCGAGAACATGATCATGCCGCCGTCGGCGAACGGCGTGAAGGTCATCTCGATCGGCATGTTCACCCCGGGCAACGCCCCCGTGGTCTGGCGCGGCCCGATGCTGCACCGCGCGCTCCAGCAGTTCCTGGCCGATGTGTACTGGGGCGACCTGGACGTGCTGCTGCTGGACCTGCCGCCCGGCACGGGTGATATCGCCATCTCGGTGGCCCAGCTCGTCCCGAACGCCGAGATCCTGGTCGTCACCACCCCGCAGCAGGCCGCGGCCGAGGTCGCCGAGCGGGCCGGTTCGATCGCCGTGCAGACCCACCAGAAGATCGTCGGCGTGGTCGAGAACATGTCCGGGCTGCCCTGCCCGCACTGCGACGAGATGGTCGATGTCTTCGGCACCGGCGGCGGCGAGCGGGTCGCCGAGGGCCTGACGAAGACGACCGGTACGCAGGTGCCGGTGCTCGGTGCCATCCCGATCGACGTCCGGCTGCGCGAGGGCGGCGACGAGGGCAAGCCGGTCGTGCTGACCGACCCCGACTCCCCCGCCGGCTCGGCGATCCGCACGATCGCGGGCAAGCTCGGCGGCCGGCAGCGGGGCCTGCAGGGCATGTCGCTGGGTATCACCCCGCGCAACAAGTTCTGA
- a CDS encoding DUF1003 domain-containing protein — MAGEEREGARERSRANGASAMRRGAAGRPRVRLDQPRAPRRTFLPEYDPEAFGRLSEKIARFLGTGRFIVWMTVTIILWVLWNTTAPSSLRFDQYPFIFLTLALSLQASYAAPLILLAQNRQDDRDRVTHEQDRKQNERSIADTEYLTREIAALRLGLGEVATRDWIRSELEDLLRDLELRQPAGAESDERDR, encoded by the coding sequence ATGGCCGGTGAGGAGCGGGAGGGCGCCAGGGAGCGGTCGCGCGCGAACGGAGCCTCGGCGATGCGCCGGGGCGCCGCGGGCCGGCCGCGGGTGCGCCTCGACCAGCCGCGCGCGCCGCGCCGTACGTTCCTGCCGGAGTACGACCCGGAGGCGTTCGGGCGGCTCTCCGAGAAGATCGCCCGCTTCCTGGGGACCGGCCGCTTCATCGTCTGGATGACCGTCACCATCATCCTGTGGGTCCTGTGGAACACCACGGCGCCCAGCAGCCTGAGGTTCGATCAGTACCCGTTCATCTTCCTGACGCTGGCGCTGTCCCTGCAGGCGTCGTACGCCGCGCCGCTGATCCTGCTGGCGCAGAACCGCCAGGACGACCGCGACCGGGTCACCCACGAGCAGGACCGCAAGCAGAACGAGCGGTCCATCGCCGATACCGAGTATCTGACCCGGGAGATCGCGGCCCTGCGGCTCGGCCTGGGCGAGGTCGCCACCCGCGACTGGATCCGCTCCGAGCTCGAGGACCTGCTGAGGGATCTGGAGCTGCGGCAGCCGGCCGGCGCGGAGAGTGATGAACGCGACCGCTGA
- a CDS encoding magnesium transporter MgtE N-terminal domain-containing protein, producing the protein MAVVTPRVFVSHLAGIAVFDPNGDQVGRLRDLVALLRVGDRPPRVLGVVVEVISRRRIFVPMTRVTGVESGQIIITGVVNMRRFEQRASETLVLGELLDRRVRLVETEEEVTVLDIGLTQLPARRDWEIDKVFVRKGKGGGLRQKILGRGAPPAKGGGGRRSGETLTVEWSAVTGFSLEEHGQGAASLLATFEQLRPADLAGVLHHLSAKRRAEVAAALDDDRLADVLEELPEDDQVEIIGKLKDERAADVLEAMDPDDAADLLSELPEEEKERLLALMRPEEAADVRRLMSYEERTAGGLMTTEPIVLRPDATVADALARVRDPDLSPALAAQIYVCRPPDETPTGKYLGLVHFQRLLRDPPFTLVSSIADTDLPALPPDTPLPEVTSYLAAYNMVAAPVVDESGALLGAVTVDDVLDHLLPDDWREDGLHGPATAGLNGERPLGESAHGR; encoded by the coding sequence ATGGCAGTGGTGACTCCCCGGGTCTTCGTCTCCCATCTCGCCGGCATCGCCGTCTTCGACCCCAACGGCGACCAGGTCGGCCGGCTGCGGGACCTCGTCGCGCTGCTCCGGGTCGGCGACCGCCCCCCGCGGGTGCTCGGGGTGGTCGTCGAGGTGATCAGCCGGCGCCGGATCTTCGTGCCCATGACGCGGGTGACCGGGGTGGAGTCCGGCCAGATCATCATCACCGGCGTGGTCAATATGCGGCGCTTCGAGCAGCGGGCGTCCGAGACGCTGGTACTCGGCGAACTGCTCGACCGGCGGGTGCGCCTGGTGGAGACCGAGGAGGAGGTCACCGTCCTCGACATCGGACTCACCCAGCTGCCGGCCCGCCGCGACTGGGAGATCGACAAGGTCTTCGTACGGAAGGGGAAGGGCGGCGGGCTGCGCCAGAAGATCCTGGGGCGCGGGGCGCCTCCCGCGAAGGGCGGGGGCGGGCGGCGGTCGGGCGAGACGCTGACCGTGGAGTGGTCGGCGGTGACCGGCTTCTCGCTGGAGGAGCACGGGCAGGGCGCGGCGAGCCTGCTGGCCACCTTCGAACAGCTGCGGCCCGCCGACCTCGCCGGCGTGCTGCACCACCTCTCCGCCAAGCGGCGCGCCGAGGTCGCCGCGGCGCTCGACGACGACCGGCTGGCGGATGTGCTGGAGGAGCTGCCGGAGGACGACCAGGTCGAGATCATCGGCAAGCTGAAGGACGAGCGGGCCGCCGACGTCCTGGAGGCGATGGACCCCGACGACGCCGCCGATCTGCTCTCCGAGCTGCCGGAGGAGGAGAAGGAACGGCTGCTGGCGCTGATGCGGCCGGAGGAGGCCGCCGATGTGCGGCGGCTGATGTCGTACGAGGAGCGGACCGCGGGCGGGCTGATGACCACCGAGCCGATCGTGCTGCGCCCGGACGCGACGGTCGCGGACGCGCTGGCGCGGGTGCGCGACCCGGACCTCTCGCCCGCGCTGGCCGCCCAGATCTATGTCTGCCGGCCGCCGGACGAGACGCCCACCGGCAAGTACCTGGGCCTGGTGCACTTCCAACGGCTGCTGCGCGACCCGCCGTTCACCCTCGTCAGCTCGATCGCCGACACCGATCTGCCGGCCCTGCCGCCGGACACGCCGCTGCCGGAGGTGACCAGCTATCTGGCCGCGTACAACATGGTCGCCGCCCCGGTCGTGGACGAGAGCGGGGCGCTGCTGGGGGCGGTCACCGTCGATGACGTACTGGACCATCTGCTGCCCGACGACTGGCGGGAGGACGGGCTGCACGGCCCGGCCACGGCCGGCCTGAACGGCGAGAGGCCCCTCGGGGAGAGTGCGCATGGCCGGTGA